The following are encoded in a window of Planctomycetia bacterium genomic DNA:
- a CDS encoding anthranilate synthase component I family protein yields MNQPLVEELPAELDAHHAFERLADLPHAVFFDSARRHEKLGRYSYVAADPFDFLLLPARSQGAFEAIAARLRPFRASTAPGLPPFQGGAAGLCGYDVGRQLERLPSPKWDEFRVPAFAVGLYDTVAAFDHQEGRGWLISHGFPVLDAARQRARAAHRLAEFLARLIAPRVSSSRQIVAEESLAASNLAPQFEVPGVTLLTSNFAADDYLRAVDRAVEYVLAGDIFQVNLSQRLLHPATCDALALYRRLRTINPGTFAGYFDLGANQILSASPERFLQVLDGQVEARPIKGTRRRTAQPEADLFAGDDLLQSEKDRAENIMIVDLLRNDLSRTCLVDSVQVRQLCGLEVYEHVQHLVSVIHGQLRPESTPLDLLRCAFPGGSITGAPKARAMEIIAELEPTARGPYCGSLFYNGFDDAFDANILIRTITAGRGWWQAQAGGGIVAMSDARREYEETWHKAEGLVRAMLSAST; encoded by the coding sequence AGCCGCTCGTTGAAGAACTTCCCGCGGAACTGGACGCCCATCACGCGTTCGAGCGGCTGGCGGATTTACCGCATGCCGTGTTCTTCGACAGTGCGCGGCGGCACGAAAAGCTGGGGCGCTATTCTTACGTCGCCGCGGACCCGTTCGACTTTCTGCTCCTGCCGGCGCGAAGCCAAGGCGCGTTTGAGGCCATCGCCGCGCGGTTGCGGCCATTTCGTGCGTCCACGGCGCCGGGCTTACCGCCGTTTCAAGGCGGCGCGGCCGGCCTGTGCGGCTACGACGTCGGGCGGCAGTTAGAACGACTGCCGAGCCCCAAGTGGGACGAATTCCGCGTGCCTGCCTTCGCTGTTGGACTGTACGACACGGTCGCAGCGTTCGACCATCAGGAGGGCCGCGGGTGGCTCATCAGCCACGGCTTTCCGGTGCTCGACGCCGCGCGCCAGCGCGCCCGCGCCGCACATCGCTTGGCCGAGTTTCTCGCACGATTGATCGCGCCACGCGTTTCGTCGTCGCGGCAAATCGTCGCTGAGGAATCGCTGGCCGCCAGCAATCTCGCACCGCAATTCGAAGTTCCCGGCGTTACGCTGCTCACGAGCAACTTTGCCGCGGACGATTACCTCCGCGCAGTCGATCGCGCCGTCGAGTACGTCCTCGCCGGCGATATTTTCCAGGTGAATCTCTCGCAACGCTTGTTGCATCCCGCGACATGCGACGCGCTCGCGCTGTACCGCCGGCTGCGCACCATCAATCCCGGCACGTTCGCCGGCTATTTCGATCTCGGTGCGAATCAGATTCTGAGCGCCTCGCCCGAGCGCTTTTTGCAAGTGCTCGACGGCCAGGTCGAAGCCCGGCCGATCAAAGGGACGCGCCGTCGCACGGCGCAGCCAGAAGCGGATTTGTTCGCGGGCGATGATCTGCTGCAGAGCGAAAAAGATCGCGCCGAGAACATTATGATCGTCGACCTGTTGCGCAACGACCTGTCGCGCACTTGCCTGGTCGACAGCGTGCAAGTCCGGCAGCTCTGCGGGCTGGAAGTTTACGAACACGTGCAGCATCTGGTCTCGGTGATTCACGGCCAACTACGTCCCGAAAGTACGCCGCTCGATCTGTTGCGCTGCGCCTTCCCGGGCGGATCGATCACCGGCGCGCCCAAGGCCCGGGCGATGGAAATCATCGCCGAATTGGAGCCGACGGCCCGCGGCCCGTATTGTGGATCGCTGTTCTACAACGGCTTCGACGACGCCTTCGATGCCAACATTCTGATCCGCACCATCACCGCCGGACGAGGCTGGTGGCAAGCCCAGGCCGGCGGCGGAATCGTCGCGATGTCGGACGCCCGCCGGGAATACGAGGAAACCTGGCACAAGGCCGAAGGGCTCGTGCGCGCGATGCTCAGCGCGTCGACATGA